The Hemibagrus wyckioides isolate EC202008001 linkage group LG12, SWU_Hwy_1.0, whole genome shotgun sequence genome includes a window with the following:
- the map2k4a gene encoding dual specificity mitogen-activated protein kinase kinase 4a isoform X1: MMATPSANSSSATPPPPSALSSGHLTASSSASSQQHHCQHITTMSSMQAGFQINLSGAVQSKPKLQSKRKVLKLDFANPSIKSSTRFSLNTAVPSFQNPQIERLRTHSIESSGKLKISPEQHCDFTAEDLKDLGEIGRGAYGSVNKMVYKPSGQIMAVKRIRSTVDEKEQKQLLMDLDVVMRSSDCPYIVQFYGALFREGDCWICMELMSTSLDKFYKYVYSTLEDVIPEEILGKITLATVKALNHLKENLKIIHRDIKPSNILLDKNGNIKLCDFGISGQLVDSIAKTRDAGCRPYMAPERIDPSASRQGYDVRSDVWSLGITLYELATGRFPYPKWNSVFDQLTQVVKGDPPQLTNSEERQFSPKFINFVNLCLTKDESKRPKYRELLKHPFIQMYEERSVDVASYVSRILDQMPASPSSPMYVD; encoded by the exons ATGATGGCGACTCCCAGCGCGAACAGCAGCTCCGCGACACCGCCGCCGCCCTCAGCCCTGAGCAGCGGCCACCTCACGGCCTCCTCTTCCGCCTCCTCACAGCAACACCACTGCCAGCACATCACCACCATGAGCAGCATGCAAG CAGGATTTCAGATTAACCTGTCTGGAGCGGTCCAAAGTAAGCCGAAACTTCAAA GTAAACGTAAAGTCCTGAAGCTGGATTTCGCCAATCCGTCGATCAAGTCATCCACCAGATTCAGCCTCAACACTGCGGTGCCGTCCTTCCAGAACCCTCAAAT agaacGTTTGCGCACACACAGTATTGAATCATCAGGAAAGTTAAAGATTTCTCCAGAGCAGCACTGTGACTTCACAGCGGAGGATCTGAAGGACCTGGGGGAGATCGGCCGAGGAGCGTACGGCTCTGTCAACAAGATGGTGTACAAACCCAGCGGGCAGATCATGGCTGTAAAG aggatCAGGTCGACTGTGGATGAGAAGGAGCAGAAGCAGTTGCTGATGGATCTGGATGTGGTGATGAGGAGCAGTGACTGTCCTTACATTGTCCAGTTCTATGGAGCGCTTTTCAGAGAG ggggACTGTTGGATATGTATGGAGCTCATGTCTACCTCTCTCGACAAATTCTATAAATACGTATATTCCACGTTGGAGGATGTGATCCCCGAGGAGATCTTGGGCAAAATTACActagct ACTGTGAAAGCACTTAACCACTTAAAAGAAAACTTGAAAATAATTCACAGAG ACATTAAGCCATCGAACATTCTGTTGGACAAGAATGGGAACATTAAGCTGTGTGATTTCGGGATCAGCGGTCAGCTGGTGGACTCCATCGCCAAGACCCGAGACGCAGGCTGCAGGCCGTACATGGCA ccgGAGAGAATAGACCCCAGTGCTTCCAGACAGGGTTATGATGTACGCTCAGACGTCTGGAGTTTGGGAATCACACTG tacgAGTTAGCGACCGGTCGGTTTCCGTACCCGAAGTGGAACAGTGTGTTTGATCAGCTCACGCAGGTGGTGAAAGGAGATCCTCCACAACTCACCAACTCTGAAGAACGACAGTTCTCCCCCAAATTCATCAACTTCGTCAACctgtg CCTTACGAAGGACGAGTCGAAAAGGCCGAAGTACCGAGAGCTTCTG AAACACCCCTTCATCCAGATGTACGAGGAGCGCTCCGTAGACGTGGCCAGTTACGTGAGCAGGATCCTGGACCAGATGCCGGCGTCCCCCAGCTCCCCCATGTACGTGGACTAG
- the map2k4a gene encoding dual specificity mitogen-activated protein kinase kinase 4a isoform X4 encodes MMATPSANSSSATPPPPSALSSGHLTASSSASSQQHHCQHITTMSSMQGFQINLSGAVQSKRKVLKLDFANPSIKSSTRFSLNTAVPSFQNPQIERLRTHSIESSGKLKISPEQHCDFTAEDLKDLGEIGRGAYGSVNKMVYKPSGQIMAVKRIRSTVDEKEQKQLLMDLDVVMRSSDCPYIVQFYGALFREGDCWICMELMSTSLDKFYKYVYSTLEDVIPEEILGKITLATVKALNHLKENLKIIHRDIKPSNILLDKNGNIKLCDFGISGQLVDSIAKTRDAGCRPYMAPERIDPSASRQGYDVRSDVWSLGITLYELATGRFPYPKWNSVFDQLTQVVKGDPPQLTNSEERQFSPKFINFVNLCLTKDESKRPKYRELLKHPFIQMYEERSVDVASYVSRILDQMPASPSSPMYVD; translated from the exons ATGATGGCGACTCCCAGCGCGAACAGCAGCTCCGCGACACCGCCGCCGCCCTCAGCCCTGAGCAGCGGCCACCTCACGGCCTCCTCTTCCGCCTCCTCACAGCAACACCACTGCCAGCACATCACCACCATGAGCAGCATGCAAG GATTTCAGATTAACCTGTCTGGAGCGGTCCAAA GTAAACGTAAAGTCCTGAAGCTGGATTTCGCCAATCCGTCGATCAAGTCATCCACCAGATTCAGCCTCAACACTGCGGTGCCGTCCTTCCAGAACCCTCAAAT agaacGTTTGCGCACACACAGTATTGAATCATCAGGAAAGTTAAAGATTTCTCCAGAGCAGCACTGTGACTTCACAGCGGAGGATCTGAAGGACCTGGGGGAGATCGGCCGAGGAGCGTACGGCTCTGTCAACAAGATGGTGTACAAACCCAGCGGGCAGATCATGGCTGTAAAG aggatCAGGTCGACTGTGGATGAGAAGGAGCAGAAGCAGTTGCTGATGGATCTGGATGTGGTGATGAGGAGCAGTGACTGTCCTTACATTGTCCAGTTCTATGGAGCGCTTTTCAGAGAG ggggACTGTTGGATATGTATGGAGCTCATGTCTACCTCTCTCGACAAATTCTATAAATACGTATATTCCACGTTGGAGGATGTGATCCCCGAGGAGATCTTGGGCAAAATTACActagct ACTGTGAAAGCACTTAACCACTTAAAAGAAAACTTGAAAATAATTCACAGAG ACATTAAGCCATCGAACATTCTGTTGGACAAGAATGGGAACATTAAGCTGTGTGATTTCGGGATCAGCGGTCAGCTGGTGGACTCCATCGCCAAGACCCGAGACGCAGGCTGCAGGCCGTACATGGCA ccgGAGAGAATAGACCCCAGTGCTTCCAGACAGGGTTATGATGTACGCTCAGACGTCTGGAGTTTGGGAATCACACTG tacgAGTTAGCGACCGGTCGGTTTCCGTACCCGAAGTGGAACAGTGTGTTTGATCAGCTCACGCAGGTGGTGAAAGGAGATCCTCCACAACTCACCAACTCTGAAGAACGACAGTTCTCCCCCAAATTCATCAACTTCGTCAACctgtg CCTTACGAAGGACGAGTCGAAAAGGCCGAAGTACCGAGAGCTTCTG AAACACCCCTTCATCCAGATGTACGAGGAGCGCTCCGTAGACGTGGCCAGTTACGTGAGCAGGATCCTGGACCAGATGCCGGCGTCCCCCAGCTCCCCCATGTACGTGGACTAG
- the map2k4a gene encoding dual specificity mitogen-activated protein kinase kinase 4a isoform X8, with the protein MSDHGFQINLSGAVQSKRKVLKLDFANPSIKSSTRFSLNTAVPSFQNPQIERLRTHSIESSGKLKISPEQHCDFTAEDLKDLGEIGRGAYGSVNKMVYKPSGQIMAVKRIRSTVDEKEQKQLLMDLDVVMRSSDCPYIVQFYGALFREGDCWICMELMSTSLDKFYKYVYSTLEDVIPEEILGKITLATVKALNHLKENLKIIHRDIKPSNILLDKNGNIKLCDFGISGQLVDSIAKTRDAGCRPYMAPERIDPSASRQGYDVRSDVWSLGITLYELATGRFPYPKWNSVFDQLTQVVKGDPPQLTNSEERQFSPKFINFVNLCLTKDESKRPKYRELLKHPFIQMYEERSVDVASYVSRILDQMPASPSSPMYVD; encoded by the exons ATGTCGGACCATG GATTTCAGATTAACCTGTCTGGAGCGGTCCAAA GTAAACGTAAAGTCCTGAAGCTGGATTTCGCCAATCCGTCGATCAAGTCATCCACCAGATTCAGCCTCAACACTGCGGTGCCGTCCTTCCAGAACCCTCAAAT agaacGTTTGCGCACACACAGTATTGAATCATCAGGAAAGTTAAAGATTTCTCCAGAGCAGCACTGTGACTTCACAGCGGAGGATCTGAAGGACCTGGGGGAGATCGGCCGAGGAGCGTACGGCTCTGTCAACAAGATGGTGTACAAACCCAGCGGGCAGATCATGGCTGTAAAG aggatCAGGTCGACTGTGGATGAGAAGGAGCAGAAGCAGTTGCTGATGGATCTGGATGTGGTGATGAGGAGCAGTGACTGTCCTTACATTGTCCAGTTCTATGGAGCGCTTTTCAGAGAG ggggACTGTTGGATATGTATGGAGCTCATGTCTACCTCTCTCGACAAATTCTATAAATACGTATATTCCACGTTGGAGGATGTGATCCCCGAGGAGATCTTGGGCAAAATTACActagct ACTGTGAAAGCACTTAACCACTTAAAAGAAAACTTGAAAATAATTCACAGAG ACATTAAGCCATCGAACATTCTGTTGGACAAGAATGGGAACATTAAGCTGTGTGATTTCGGGATCAGCGGTCAGCTGGTGGACTCCATCGCCAAGACCCGAGACGCAGGCTGCAGGCCGTACATGGCA ccgGAGAGAATAGACCCCAGTGCTTCCAGACAGGGTTATGATGTACGCTCAGACGTCTGGAGTTTGGGAATCACACTG tacgAGTTAGCGACCGGTCGGTTTCCGTACCCGAAGTGGAACAGTGTGTTTGATCAGCTCACGCAGGTGGTGAAAGGAGATCCTCCACAACTCACCAACTCTGAAGAACGACAGTTCTCCCCCAAATTCATCAACTTCGTCAACctgtg CCTTACGAAGGACGAGTCGAAAAGGCCGAAGTACCGAGAGCTTCTG AAACACCCCTTCATCCAGATGTACGAGGAGCGCTCCGTAGACGTGGCCAGTTACGTGAGCAGGATCCTGGACCAGATGCCGGCGTCCCCCAGCTCCCCCATGTACGTGGACTAG
- the map2k4a gene encoding dual specificity mitogen-activated protein kinase kinase 4a isoform X2, with protein MMATPSANSSSATPPPPSALSSGHLTASSSASSQQHHCQHITTMSSMQGFQINLSGAVQSKPKLQSKRKVLKLDFANPSIKSSTRFSLNTAVPSFQNPQIERLRTHSIESSGKLKISPEQHCDFTAEDLKDLGEIGRGAYGSVNKMVYKPSGQIMAVKRIRSTVDEKEQKQLLMDLDVVMRSSDCPYIVQFYGALFREGDCWICMELMSTSLDKFYKYVYSTLEDVIPEEILGKITLATVKALNHLKENLKIIHRDIKPSNILLDKNGNIKLCDFGISGQLVDSIAKTRDAGCRPYMAPERIDPSASRQGYDVRSDVWSLGITLYELATGRFPYPKWNSVFDQLTQVVKGDPPQLTNSEERQFSPKFINFVNLCLTKDESKRPKYRELLKHPFIQMYEERSVDVASYVSRILDQMPASPSSPMYVD; from the exons ATGATGGCGACTCCCAGCGCGAACAGCAGCTCCGCGACACCGCCGCCGCCCTCAGCCCTGAGCAGCGGCCACCTCACGGCCTCCTCTTCCGCCTCCTCACAGCAACACCACTGCCAGCACATCACCACCATGAGCAGCATGCAAG GATTTCAGATTAACCTGTCTGGAGCGGTCCAAAGTAAGCCGAAACTTCAAA GTAAACGTAAAGTCCTGAAGCTGGATTTCGCCAATCCGTCGATCAAGTCATCCACCAGATTCAGCCTCAACACTGCGGTGCCGTCCTTCCAGAACCCTCAAAT agaacGTTTGCGCACACACAGTATTGAATCATCAGGAAAGTTAAAGATTTCTCCAGAGCAGCACTGTGACTTCACAGCGGAGGATCTGAAGGACCTGGGGGAGATCGGCCGAGGAGCGTACGGCTCTGTCAACAAGATGGTGTACAAACCCAGCGGGCAGATCATGGCTGTAAAG aggatCAGGTCGACTGTGGATGAGAAGGAGCAGAAGCAGTTGCTGATGGATCTGGATGTGGTGATGAGGAGCAGTGACTGTCCTTACATTGTCCAGTTCTATGGAGCGCTTTTCAGAGAG ggggACTGTTGGATATGTATGGAGCTCATGTCTACCTCTCTCGACAAATTCTATAAATACGTATATTCCACGTTGGAGGATGTGATCCCCGAGGAGATCTTGGGCAAAATTACActagct ACTGTGAAAGCACTTAACCACTTAAAAGAAAACTTGAAAATAATTCACAGAG ACATTAAGCCATCGAACATTCTGTTGGACAAGAATGGGAACATTAAGCTGTGTGATTTCGGGATCAGCGGTCAGCTGGTGGACTCCATCGCCAAGACCCGAGACGCAGGCTGCAGGCCGTACATGGCA ccgGAGAGAATAGACCCCAGTGCTTCCAGACAGGGTTATGATGTACGCTCAGACGTCTGGAGTTTGGGAATCACACTG tacgAGTTAGCGACCGGTCGGTTTCCGTACCCGAAGTGGAACAGTGTGTTTGATCAGCTCACGCAGGTGGTGAAAGGAGATCCTCCACAACTCACCAACTCTGAAGAACGACAGTTCTCCCCCAAATTCATCAACTTCGTCAACctgtg CCTTACGAAGGACGAGTCGAAAAGGCCGAAGTACCGAGAGCTTCTG AAACACCCCTTCATCCAGATGTACGAGGAGCGCTCCGTAGACGTGGCCAGTTACGTGAGCAGGATCCTGGACCAGATGCCGGCGTCCCCCAGCTCCCCCATGTACGTGGACTAG
- the map2k4a gene encoding dual specificity mitogen-activated protein kinase kinase 4a isoform X9, giving the protein MSDHGKRKVLKLDFANPSIKSSTRFSLNTAVPSFQNPQIERLRTHSIESSGKLKISPEQHCDFTAEDLKDLGEIGRGAYGSVNKMVYKPSGQIMAVKRIRSTVDEKEQKQLLMDLDVVMRSSDCPYIVQFYGALFREGDCWICMELMSTSLDKFYKYVYSTLEDVIPEEILGKITLATVKALNHLKENLKIIHRDIKPSNILLDKNGNIKLCDFGISGQLVDSIAKTRDAGCRPYMAPERIDPSASRQGYDVRSDVWSLGITLYELATGRFPYPKWNSVFDQLTQVVKGDPPQLTNSEERQFSPKFINFVNLCLTKDESKRPKYRELLKHPFIQMYEERSVDVASYVSRILDQMPASPSSPMYVD; this is encoded by the exons ATGTCGGACCATG GTAAACGTAAAGTCCTGAAGCTGGATTTCGCCAATCCGTCGATCAAGTCATCCACCAGATTCAGCCTCAACACTGCGGTGCCGTCCTTCCAGAACCCTCAAAT agaacGTTTGCGCACACACAGTATTGAATCATCAGGAAAGTTAAAGATTTCTCCAGAGCAGCACTGTGACTTCACAGCGGAGGATCTGAAGGACCTGGGGGAGATCGGCCGAGGAGCGTACGGCTCTGTCAACAAGATGGTGTACAAACCCAGCGGGCAGATCATGGCTGTAAAG aggatCAGGTCGACTGTGGATGAGAAGGAGCAGAAGCAGTTGCTGATGGATCTGGATGTGGTGATGAGGAGCAGTGACTGTCCTTACATTGTCCAGTTCTATGGAGCGCTTTTCAGAGAG ggggACTGTTGGATATGTATGGAGCTCATGTCTACCTCTCTCGACAAATTCTATAAATACGTATATTCCACGTTGGAGGATGTGATCCCCGAGGAGATCTTGGGCAAAATTACActagct ACTGTGAAAGCACTTAACCACTTAAAAGAAAACTTGAAAATAATTCACAGAG ACATTAAGCCATCGAACATTCTGTTGGACAAGAATGGGAACATTAAGCTGTGTGATTTCGGGATCAGCGGTCAGCTGGTGGACTCCATCGCCAAGACCCGAGACGCAGGCTGCAGGCCGTACATGGCA ccgGAGAGAATAGACCCCAGTGCTTCCAGACAGGGTTATGATGTACGCTCAGACGTCTGGAGTTTGGGAATCACACTG tacgAGTTAGCGACCGGTCGGTTTCCGTACCCGAAGTGGAACAGTGTGTTTGATCAGCTCACGCAGGTGGTGAAAGGAGATCCTCCACAACTCACCAACTCTGAAGAACGACAGTTCTCCCCCAAATTCATCAACTTCGTCAACctgtg CCTTACGAAGGACGAGTCGAAAAGGCCGAAGTACCGAGAGCTTCTG AAACACCCCTTCATCCAGATGTACGAGGAGCGCTCCGTAGACGTGGCCAGTTACGTGAGCAGGATCCTGGACCAGATGCCGGCGTCCCCCAGCTCCCCCATGTACGTGGACTAG
- the map2k4a gene encoding dual specificity mitogen-activated protein kinase kinase 4a isoform X3 — MMATPSANSSSATPPPPSALSSGHLTASSSASSQQHHCQHITTMSSMQAGFQINLSGAVQSKRKVLKLDFANPSIKSSTRFSLNTAVPSFQNPQIERLRTHSIESSGKLKISPEQHCDFTAEDLKDLGEIGRGAYGSVNKMVYKPSGQIMAVKRIRSTVDEKEQKQLLMDLDVVMRSSDCPYIVQFYGALFREGDCWICMELMSTSLDKFYKYVYSTLEDVIPEEILGKITLATVKALNHLKENLKIIHRDIKPSNILLDKNGNIKLCDFGISGQLVDSIAKTRDAGCRPYMAPERIDPSASRQGYDVRSDVWSLGITLYELATGRFPYPKWNSVFDQLTQVVKGDPPQLTNSEERQFSPKFINFVNLCLTKDESKRPKYRELLKHPFIQMYEERSVDVASYVSRILDQMPASPSSPMYVD, encoded by the exons ATGATGGCGACTCCCAGCGCGAACAGCAGCTCCGCGACACCGCCGCCGCCCTCAGCCCTGAGCAGCGGCCACCTCACGGCCTCCTCTTCCGCCTCCTCACAGCAACACCACTGCCAGCACATCACCACCATGAGCAGCATGCAAG CAGGATTTCAGATTAACCTGTCTGGAGCGGTCCAAA GTAAACGTAAAGTCCTGAAGCTGGATTTCGCCAATCCGTCGATCAAGTCATCCACCAGATTCAGCCTCAACACTGCGGTGCCGTCCTTCCAGAACCCTCAAAT agaacGTTTGCGCACACACAGTATTGAATCATCAGGAAAGTTAAAGATTTCTCCAGAGCAGCACTGTGACTTCACAGCGGAGGATCTGAAGGACCTGGGGGAGATCGGCCGAGGAGCGTACGGCTCTGTCAACAAGATGGTGTACAAACCCAGCGGGCAGATCATGGCTGTAAAG aggatCAGGTCGACTGTGGATGAGAAGGAGCAGAAGCAGTTGCTGATGGATCTGGATGTGGTGATGAGGAGCAGTGACTGTCCTTACATTGTCCAGTTCTATGGAGCGCTTTTCAGAGAG ggggACTGTTGGATATGTATGGAGCTCATGTCTACCTCTCTCGACAAATTCTATAAATACGTATATTCCACGTTGGAGGATGTGATCCCCGAGGAGATCTTGGGCAAAATTACActagct ACTGTGAAAGCACTTAACCACTTAAAAGAAAACTTGAAAATAATTCACAGAG ACATTAAGCCATCGAACATTCTGTTGGACAAGAATGGGAACATTAAGCTGTGTGATTTCGGGATCAGCGGTCAGCTGGTGGACTCCATCGCCAAGACCCGAGACGCAGGCTGCAGGCCGTACATGGCA ccgGAGAGAATAGACCCCAGTGCTTCCAGACAGGGTTATGATGTACGCTCAGACGTCTGGAGTTTGGGAATCACACTG tacgAGTTAGCGACCGGTCGGTTTCCGTACCCGAAGTGGAACAGTGTGTTTGATCAGCTCACGCAGGTGGTGAAAGGAGATCCTCCACAACTCACCAACTCTGAAGAACGACAGTTCTCCCCCAAATTCATCAACTTCGTCAACctgtg CCTTACGAAGGACGAGTCGAAAAGGCCGAAGTACCGAGAGCTTCTG AAACACCCCTTCATCCAGATGTACGAGGAGCGCTCCGTAGACGTGGCCAGTTACGTGAGCAGGATCCTGGACCAGATGCCGGCGTCCCCCAGCTCCCCCATGTACGTGGACTAG
- the map2k4a gene encoding dual specificity mitogen-activated protein kinase kinase 4a isoform X5 has protein sequence MMATPSANSSSATPPPPSALSSGHLTASSSASSQQHHCQHITTMSSMQGKRKVLKLDFANPSIKSSTRFSLNTAVPSFQNPQIERLRTHSIESSGKLKISPEQHCDFTAEDLKDLGEIGRGAYGSVNKMVYKPSGQIMAVKRIRSTVDEKEQKQLLMDLDVVMRSSDCPYIVQFYGALFREGDCWICMELMSTSLDKFYKYVYSTLEDVIPEEILGKITLATVKALNHLKENLKIIHRDIKPSNILLDKNGNIKLCDFGISGQLVDSIAKTRDAGCRPYMAPERIDPSASRQGYDVRSDVWSLGITLYELATGRFPYPKWNSVFDQLTQVVKGDPPQLTNSEERQFSPKFINFVNLCLTKDESKRPKYRELLKHPFIQMYEERSVDVASYVSRILDQMPASPSSPMYVD, from the exons ATGATGGCGACTCCCAGCGCGAACAGCAGCTCCGCGACACCGCCGCCGCCCTCAGCCCTGAGCAGCGGCCACCTCACGGCCTCCTCTTCCGCCTCCTCACAGCAACACCACTGCCAGCACATCACCACCATGAGCAGCATGCAAG GTAAACGTAAAGTCCTGAAGCTGGATTTCGCCAATCCGTCGATCAAGTCATCCACCAGATTCAGCCTCAACACTGCGGTGCCGTCCTTCCAGAACCCTCAAAT agaacGTTTGCGCACACACAGTATTGAATCATCAGGAAAGTTAAAGATTTCTCCAGAGCAGCACTGTGACTTCACAGCGGAGGATCTGAAGGACCTGGGGGAGATCGGCCGAGGAGCGTACGGCTCTGTCAACAAGATGGTGTACAAACCCAGCGGGCAGATCATGGCTGTAAAG aggatCAGGTCGACTGTGGATGAGAAGGAGCAGAAGCAGTTGCTGATGGATCTGGATGTGGTGATGAGGAGCAGTGACTGTCCTTACATTGTCCAGTTCTATGGAGCGCTTTTCAGAGAG ggggACTGTTGGATATGTATGGAGCTCATGTCTACCTCTCTCGACAAATTCTATAAATACGTATATTCCACGTTGGAGGATGTGATCCCCGAGGAGATCTTGGGCAAAATTACActagct ACTGTGAAAGCACTTAACCACTTAAAAGAAAACTTGAAAATAATTCACAGAG ACATTAAGCCATCGAACATTCTGTTGGACAAGAATGGGAACATTAAGCTGTGTGATTTCGGGATCAGCGGTCAGCTGGTGGACTCCATCGCCAAGACCCGAGACGCAGGCTGCAGGCCGTACATGGCA ccgGAGAGAATAGACCCCAGTGCTTCCAGACAGGGTTATGATGTACGCTCAGACGTCTGGAGTTTGGGAATCACACTG tacgAGTTAGCGACCGGTCGGTTTCCGTACCCGAAGTGGAACAGTGTGTTTGATCAGCTCACGCAGGTGGTGAAAGGAGATCCTCCACAACTCACCAACTCTGAAGAACGACAGTTCTCCCCCAAATTCATCAACTTCGTCAACctgtg CCTTACGAAGGACGAGTCGAAAAGGCCGAAGTACCGAGAGCTTCTG AAACACCCCTTCATCCAGATGTACGAGGAGCGCTCCGTAGACGTGGCCAGTTACGTGAGCAGGATCCTGGACCAGATGCCGGCGTCCCCCAGCTCCCCCATGTACGTGGACTAG
- the map2k4a gene encoding dual specificity mitogen-activated protein kinase kinase 4a isoform X7: protein MSDHGFQINLSGAVQSKPKLQSKRKVLKLDFANPSIKSSTRFSLNTAVPSFQNPQIERLRTHSIESSGKLKISPEQHCDFTAEDLKDLGEIGRGAYGSVNKMVYKPSGQIMAVKRIRSTVDEKEQKQLLMDLDVVMRSSDCPYIVQFYGALFREGDCWICMELMSTSLDKFYKYVYSTLEDVIPEEILGKITLATVKALNHLKENLKIIHRDIKPSNILLDKNGNIKLCDFGISGQLVDSIAKTRDAGCRPYMAPERIDPSASRQGYDVRSDVWSLGITLYELATGRFPYPKWNSVFDQLTQVVKGDPPQLTNSEERQFSPKFINFVNLCLTKDESKRPKYRELLKHPFIQMYEERSVDVASYVSRILDQMPASPSSPMYVD, encoded by the exons ATGTCGGACCATG GATTTCAGATTAACCTGTCTGGAGCGGTCCAAAGTAAGCCGAAACTTCAAA GTAAACGTAAAGTCCTGAAGCTGGATTTCGCCAATCCGTCGATCAAGTCATCCACCAGATTCAGCCTCAACACTGCGGTGCCGTCCTTCCAGAACCCTCAAAT agaacGTTTGCGCACACACAGTATTGAATCATCAGGAAAGTTAAAGATTTCTCCAGAGCAGCACTGTGACTTCACAGCGGAGGATCTGAAGGACCTGGGGGAGATCGGCCGAGGAGCGTACGGCTCTGTCAACAAGATGGTGTACAAACCCAGCGGGCAGATCATGGCTGTAAAG aggatCAGGTCGACTGTGGATGAGAAGGAGCAGAAGCAGTTGCTGATGGATCTGGATGTGGTGATGAGGAGCAGTGACTGTCCTTACATTGTCCAGTTCTATGGAGCGCTTTTCAGAGAG ggggACTGTTGGATATGTATGGAGCTCATGTCTACCTCTCTCGACAAATTCTATAAATACGTATATTCCACGTTGGAGGATGTGATCCCCGAGGAGATCTTGGGCAAAATTACActagct ACTGTGAAAGCACTTAACCACTTAAAAGAAAACTTGAAAATAATTCACAGAG ACATTAAGCCATCGAACATTCTGTTGGACAAGAATGGGAACATTAAGCTGTGTGATTTCGGGATCAGCGGTCAGCTGGTGGACTCCATCGCCAAGACCCGAGACGCAGGCTGCAGGCCGTACATGGCA ccgGAGAGAATAGACCCCAGTGCTTCCAGACAGGGTTATGATGTACGCTCAGACGTCTGGAGTTTGGGAATCACACTG tacgAGTTAGCGACCGGTCGGTTTCCGTACCCGAAGTGGAACAGTGTGTTTGATCAGCTCACGCAGGTGGTGAAAGGAGATCCTCCACAACTCACCAACTCTGAAGAACGACAGTTCTCCCCCAAATTCATCAACTTCGTCAACctgtg CCTTACGAAGGACGAGTCGAAAAGGCCGAAGTACCGAGAGCTTCTG AAACACCCCTTCATCCAGATGTACGAGGAGCGCTCCGTAGACGTGGCCAGTTACGTGAGCAGGATCCTGGACCAGATGCCGGCGTCCCCCAGCTCCCCCATGTACGTGGACTAG